The proteins below come from a single Salinilacihabitans rarus genomic window:
- a CDS encoding coiled-coil protein, which yields MVDESKNIELTDDELENKSKGQLIKKAGQLRDRRNELNQMASERASKRDELNAKTREKVDEAQEHREKRDELNEQVQEHKQKRNELNAEANELFDKVEQLKSDMELDEGKDLEELEEEIEQLEFKQQTEVLSSEEERELIEKIEAKREEYADRKEKLEQNDDLEELVEEAEEVRAEASTHHQKVTTLADEAQEHHNKMIEAYREADDIRDEADEMHEKFVEAQEAADRHHEDFVRVQKRLREMDKQEEKQRKSARDKKKEEAKAEAEEIYQKFKEGETLDTEDLMKLQKTGLL from the coding sequence ATGGTAGACGAATCGAAGAACATCGAACTCACGGACGACGAACTCGAGAACAAATCCAAGGGACAGCTCATCAAGAAGGCCGGTCAACTGCGAGACCGACGCAACGAGCTGAACCAGATGGCTTCTGAACGCGCGTCGAAGCGCGACGAACTCAACGCGAAGACGCGCGAGAAGGTCGACGAGGCCCAGGAGCACCGCGAGAAGCGCGACGAGCTCAACGAGCAGGTCCAGGAGCACAAACAGAAGCGCAACGAGCTCAACGCGGAGGCCAACGAGCTGTTCGACAAGGTCGAGCAGCTCAAGTCGGACATGGAGCTCGACGAGGGCAAGGACCTCGAAGAGCTCGAAGAGGAGATCGAACAGCTCGAGTTCAAACAGCAGACGGAGGTCCTCTCGAGCGAGGAGGAGCGCGAACTCATCGAGAAGATCGAGGCCAAACGCGAGGAGTACGCCGACCGAAAGGAGAAACTCGAGCAAAACGACGACCTCGAAGAGCTCGTCGAGGAGGCCGAGGAGGTCCGCGCCGAGGCGTCGACACACCACCAGAAGGTGACGACGCTGGCCGACGAGGCCCAGGAGCACCACAACAAGATGATCGAGGCCTATCGCGAGGCCGACGACATCCGCGACGAGGCCGACGAGATGCACGAGAAGTTCGTCGAGGCCCAGGAGGCCGCGGACCGCCACCACGAGGACTTCGTCCGCGTCCAGAAGCGCCTGCGCGAGATGGACAAGCAGGAGGAAAAGCAGCGCAAGTCCGCCCGCGACAAGAAGAAAGAGGAGGCCAAGGCCGAGGCCGAGGAGATCTACCAGAAGTTCAAGGAAGGCGAGACCCTCGACACCGAGGACCTGATGAAGCTCCAGAAGACCGGCCTGCTCTGA
- the sppA gene encoding signal peptide peptidase SppA, translated as MVDSRSLGRLAVVAVGTALFAAAAVALFVVYVETLADLLGVLVALGVVLLGVRLSGGVAESLFPDYDVAEVAVEGPITRDGGGGPLPSSPRGTPADDIVEQIDRANEDDSVDALLVKLNTPGGEVVPSDDIKLAAERFEGPTVAYATDRCASGGYWIASGCDELWARDASVVGSIGVIASRVNASDLAERIGLSYEGFTAGEYKDAGLPLKEMDEDERAYLQGLVDDWYDAFVDRVSEGRDLDPAFVRDTEARVYLGEEAHDLGLVDELGTREDVEAAVADRLGVDEVTVEEFEPERPLMARVGVAARRVAYAFGAGLAGLAHERGLRLRT; from the coding sequence ATGGTCGATAGCCGCAGTCTCGGCCGCCTCGCGGTCGTCGCGGTCGGGACCGCGCTGTTTGCCGCCGCCGCCGTCGCGCTGTTCGTCGTCTACGTGGAGACGCTCGCGGACCTCCTCGGCGTCCTCGTCGCGCTCGGGGTCGTCCTGCTCGGGGTCCGGCTGTCCGGCGGCGTCGCCGAGTCGCTCTTTCCCGACTACGACGTCGCCGAGGTGGCCGTCGAGGGGCCGATCACCCGCGACGGCGGGGGCGGGCCGCTGCCCTCCAGCCCCCGGGGGACCCCCGCCGACGACATCGTCGAACAGATCGACCGGGCGAACGAGGACGACAGCGTCGACGCCCTGCTCGTCAAACTCAACACGCCCGGCGGCGAGGTCGTCCCCAGCGACGACATCAAACTCGCGGCCGAGCGGTTCGAGGGACCGACGGTCGCGTACGCGACGGACCGCTGTGCCAGCGGCGGCTACTGGATCGCGAGCGGCTGTGACGAACTCTGGGCGCGGGACGCGAGCGTCGTCGGCTCGATCGGCGTCATCGCCTCGCGGGTGAACGCGAGCGACCTCGCCGAGAGGATCGGTCTCTCCTACGAGGGGTTCACCGCCGGCGAGTACAAGGACGCCGGCCTCCCGCTGAAGGAGATGGACGAGGACGAGCGCGCCTACCTGCAGGGACTGGTCGACGACTGGTACGACGCCTTCGTCGACCGGGTCAGCGAGGGCCGCGACCTGGACCCCGCGTTCGTCCGCGACACCGAGGCGCGGGTCTACCTCGGCGAGGAGGCCCACGACCTCGGGCTGGTCGACGAACTCGGCACGCGCGAGGACGTCGAGGCGGCGGTCGCCGACCGCCTCGGCGTCGACGAGGTGACCGTCGAGGAGTTCGAGCCCGAGCGGCCGCTGATGGCGCGCGTGGGCGTCGCCGCCCGGCGGGTGGCCTACGCCTTCGGGGCCGGGCTGGCCGGCCTCGCACACGAGCGGGGGCTCCGACTGCGGACCTGA
- a CDS encoding glycoside hydrolase family 2, which yields MAGKWTGGVVAASGDDDPPTVEEWVPVSAPGRASEFAAADDPIAYRVTFGDPRARADERAFIRLRGGYGRARVWINGVDRGEHDPGFVPARFEFDPAGGNELVVAPEDDGAAADPGARWEVDLDVRPPTFLESLAATPRLTDDGAVVDVDVTVDAGEGIDDTVTLSMRPEGFRGGASMDRIPVSAAAGERTTVSKRLDVRDPSLWWPRGYGPQHRYAIRAKLGEEAIERIVGLRTIERDADGFRVNGRRIRARGFARLPGGDPREDVRRAVEANATLLRVRGHVPSRELYAACDEAGVLVWQDLPAGGGRDADRGRELVDALVDEYRSHPSLAAVGVASDLVDPFETPLGGGLLSKLKFRYRAWRAEDERGDADAIAARVPDGIAAVPVAGPPGTGADATHLSLGWRYLDAADVDWLLERYPALGTVVGGLEAPSLSHDDADPGAVPGVDPAVFERRAGDAAASRRYQASTLKTVVEGLRRHGSGAVVGPALRDGSPDGGPGVLAADGSEKPSAAAVAAAYEPVQAVLDAPPAPGTVGLTLLNDGPREVEATVDWRAGGNEGAETVAVDVHGRASAGAVEIPRDADRVEVTVDVGDRTVRNRYRL from the coding sequence ATGGCTGGCAAGTGGACCGGCGGCGTCGTCGCGGCGAGCGGCGACGACGACCCGCCGACGGTCGAGGAGTGGGTTCCGGTGTCCGCTCCCGGTCGAGCGTCGGAGTTCGCGGCGGCCGACGATCCGATCGCGTACCGGGTGACGTTCGGCGATCCGCGTGCGCGCGCCGACGAACGGGCGTTCATCCGGCTTCGCGGCGGGTACGGGCGCGCACGAGTCTGGATCAACGGGGTCGATCGCGGCGAGCACGACCCGGGGTTCGTCCCCGCGCGGTTCGAGTTCGACCCGGCGGGGGGGAACGAACTGGTCGTCGCACCCGAAGACGACGGGGCCGCCGCCGACCCCGGCGCCCGCTGGGAGGTCGACCTCGACGTTCGGCCGCCGACGTTCCTCGAATCCCTCGCGGCGACCCCGCGGCTGACCGACGACGGCGCGGTCGTCGACGTCGACGTCACCGTCGACGCGGGCGAGGGGATCGACGACACGGTGACGCTGTCGATGCGCCCCGAGGGGTTCCGCGGCGGCGCGTCGATGGACCGGATCCCCGTGTCGGCGGCCGCCGGCGAGCGGACGACGGTCTCGAAGCGCCTCGACGTGCGAGACCCGTCGCTGTGGTGGCCGCGAGGGTACGGCCCGCAACACCGGTACGCGATCCGGGCGAAACTCGGCGAGGAGGCGATCGAGCGGATCGTCGGGTTGCGGACGATCGAGCGCGACGCGGACGGCTTCCGCGTCAACGGCCGCCGGATCCGCGCGCGCGGGTTCGCCCGGCTTCCGGGCGGCGACCCCCGCGAGGACGTCCGCCGCGCCGTCGAGGCGAACGCGACCCTCCTTCGCGTCCGCGGTCACGTCCCGTCCCGCGAACTGTACGCGGCCTGCGACGAGGCCGGCGTGCTCGTCTGGCAGGACCTGCCCGCCGGCGGTGGCCGCGACGCCGACCGCGGCCGCGAACTGGTCGACGCGCTCGTCGACGAGTACCGGTCACACCCGAGTCTGGCGGCGGTCGGCGTCGCCAGCGACCTCGTCGACCCCTTCGAGACGCCGCTCGGGGGTGGTCTCCTCTCGAAGCTCAAGTTCCGGTACCGGGCGTGGCGCGCCGAGGACGAGCGGGGCGACGCCGACGCGATCGCGGCGCGCGTCCCCGACGGCATCGCCGCGGTGCCGGTCGCCGGCCCGCCGGGGACCGGCGCCGACGCGACCCACCTGTCGCTGGGCTGGCGCTACCTCGACGCCGCCGACGTCGACTGGCTGCTCGAACGCTATCCCGCGCTGGGGACGGTCGTCGGCGGCCTCGAGGCGCCGTCGCTGTCGCACGACGACGCCGACCCCGGGGCCGTGCCGGGCGTCGATCCGGCGGTGTTCGAACGGCGGGCCGGCGACGCGGCGGCCTCCCGGCGCTACCAGGCGTCGACGCTGAAGACCGTCGTCGAGGGGCTGCGCCGGCACGGGAGCGGGGCCGTCGTCGGGCCGGCGCTGCGGGACGGGTCGCCCGACGGTGGCCCGGGCGTCCTCGCGGCCGACGGCTCCGAGAAGCCGTCGGCCGCGGCGGTCGCGGCCGCCTACGAGCCGGTGCAGGCGGTGCTGGACGCGCCGCCCGCGCCCGGAACCGTCGGGCTCACCCTCCTCAACGACGGGCCGCGGGAGGTCGAGGCGACGGTGGACTGGCGGGCCGGCGGGAACGAGGGCGCCGAGACCGTCGCGGTCGACGTCCACGGGCGCGCAAGCGCCGGCGCGGTCGAGATTCCGCGGGACGCAGACCGGGTCGAGGTGACGGTCGACGTCGGCGATCGGACGGTCCGTAACCGGTATCGTTTATAA